One genomic region from uncultured Cohaesibacter sp. encodes:
- the ngg gene encoding N-acetylglutaminylglutamine synthetase, with protein sequence MSTDREKSKPLGQHRLRRIRQEGMSTLYSSHKLTHQNVALDCGWGRLIFGNTFETPEDLINEMRKERPDQRDIAFYVRDPHVVLAQAPQEYFLDPSHTYRLDLSVYRPARQRKTTFHIRRLSTQADADAINTILAERGMVTVPPEFFWSHRDAGTVTMLVAEDAQTGEILGSVMGVDHAKAFDDPDKGSSLWCLAVSPSAPHSGLGESLVRRLAEQFKARGASYMDLSVLHNNEQAIALYEKLGFRRVNVFAVKRKNEINEKLFVGEQTETELNPYAKIIVNEALRRGIHVEVNDAANGFFRLSHGGRSVRCRESLTDLTSAVAMSICDDKRMTRNVVEAAGVRVPEQLEYSDDDALKAFLEKHEQLVVKPARGEQGKGISVGLTKPAEVREAIERAAQVCEDVLLEECYQGHDLRLVVINDKLVAAALRLPARVIGDGRSTVEQLIEKQSRRRSAATGGESVIPKDAETERCVALAGYEMDAIPEAGVELMVRKTANLHTGGTIVDVTEEVHPQLVYAAIQAAKAIDIPVTGIDFMVKDHRQPDYVFIEANERPGLANHEPQPTAERFVDLLFPRSMPASARQELQNRETNST encoded by the coding sequence ATGTCTACTGATCGTGAAAAGTCCAAACCATTGGGGCAGCACCGTCTGCGCCGTATCAGGCAGGAAGGGATGAGTACACTCTACTCATCCCACAAGCTCACGCATCAGAATGTCGCTCTGGATTGCGGCTGGGGGCGGCTGATCTTCGGTAACACGTTTGAAACCCCCGAGGATCTGATAAACGAGATGCGTAAGGAGCGGCCGGATCAGCGCGATATCGCATTTTATGTACGCGATCCGCATGTGGTGCTGGCGCAGGCACCGCAGGAATATTTCCTCGATCCATCTCATACCTATCGGCTGGATCTTTCTGTGTATCGGCCAGCACGACAACGCAAAACGACATTTCATATTCGTCGCCTCTCCACGCAAGCCGATGCTGATGCGATCAATACCATTCTTGCCGAGCGTGGAATGGTTACGGTGCCTCCAGAATTTTTTTGGTCCCACAGGGATGCCGGAACGGTAACCATGTTGGTGGCTGAAGATGCGCAGACGGGCGAAATTCTGGGGTCTGTCATGGGCGTTGATCACGCCAAGGCCTTCGATGATCCGGATAAAGGGTCATCGCTCTGGTGTCTGGCAGTCTCGCCGAGTGCGCCGCATTCCGGATTGGGTGAATCTCTCGTGCGTCGCCTGGCCGAACAATTCAAGGCACGCGGTGCTTCCTATATGGATCTCTCGGTGCTCCACAATAATGAGCAGGCGATCGCCCTATATGAGAAATTAGGGTTTCGCAGGGTCAATGTCTTTGCGGTCAAGCGCAAGAACGAGATCAACGAAAAGCTGTTCGTTGGCGAGCAGACGGAAACCGAGCTCAACCCTTATGCGAAAATCATCGTCAATGAGGCCCTGCGCCGTGGCATCCATGTGGAAGTCAACGATGCCGCCAACGGCTTTTTCCGTCTTAGCCACGGTGGGCGCTCCGTCCGCTGCCGCGAATCTCTGACCGATTTGACCAGCGCTGTGGCGATGTCGATTTGTGACGACAAGCGTATGACACGCAATGTGGTGGAAGCTGCCGGAGTGCGCGTGCCCGAACAGCTTGAATATAGTGATGATGATGCTCTGAAGGCCTTTCTGGAAAAGCATGAGCAGCTGGTGGTCAAACCGGCAAGAGGCGAGCAGGGTAAGGGCATTTCCGTCGGCCTGACCAAGCCTGCAGAAGTGCGTGAAGCCATCGAGAGAGCCGCTCAGGTCTGTGAGGATGTTCTTCTGGAAGAATGCTATCAGGGCCATGATTTGCGACTGGTCGTTATCAACGACAAGCTCGTTGCCGCAGCCTTGCGTCTGCCCGCCCGCGTTATTGGCGATGGACGCAGCACCGTTGAACAGCTGATTGAAAAGCAAAGCCGTAGACGCTCTGCCGCCACCGGTGGAGAGAGCGTTATTCCCAAGGATGCGGAAACGGAACGTTGTGTCGCTTTGGCTGGCTACGAAATGGATGCCATTCCCGAGGCTGGTGTGGAGCTTATGGTGCGTAAAACCGCCAATTTGCACACCGGTGGCACGATTGTCGATGTGACCGAAGAAGTGCATCCGCAGCTCGTCTACGCTGCCATTCAGGCGGCTAAAGCCATCGATATACCCGTAACGGGTATTGACTTTATGGTCAAAGATCACAGACAACCAGATTATGTATTCATCGAAGCCAATGAGCGGCCGGGCCTTGCCAACCATGAGCCTCAGCCCACGGCAGAGCGGTTTGTCGATCTTCTTTTCCCAAGATCCATGCCTGCATCTGCGCGACAGGAGCTTCAGAATCGAGAAACAAACTCAACCTGA
- a CDS encoding N-acetylglutaminylglutamine amidotransferase — translation MCGICGEVRFDGSSPNVEKIESMTDRLASRGPDASGTFFRNNMGMGHRRLKIIDLSDASAQPFVDQSTGLAMVFNGCIYNYPELRSELEGKGHTFKSSGDTEVILKAWAEWGEEAIPRLQGMFAFVIHEELSGRTILVRDRFGIKPLYLNESDKHLRFASSLQSILAGGDVDRSIDRVALHHYMTWHAVVPAPRTILEGVRKLPAATIRIVEADGTSSEKQYWVPTFERSQEDEERSEEEWCDLLLDGLRTSVQRRMVCDVPVGVLLSGGVDSSMIVGLLAEQGQTGLSTYSIGFEDANNEKGNEFEYSDLIAKHYGTNHHKIHIPSSEMMENLPGAIKAMSEPMVSYDNIGFYLLSREVAKSIKVVQSGQGADEVFGGYHWYPPLQATSSPVESYALSFFDRNQKAMASHLNPDYLADHNASLAFVAEHFSRPGAPDPVDKALRLDTNVMLVDDPVKRVDNMTMAWGLEARVPFLDHEVVELAGRMPSRHKLAHGGKGVLKEAARKVIPSAVIDRPKGYFPVPALKYIEGPYLEMVKDALTSQAAKDRGIFQSSYLDTLFAAPSDHITPLRGSELWQVALLEMWLQALED, via the coding sequence ATGTGTGGTATTTGCGGCGAAGTCAGATTCGATGGATCCAGTCCTAATGTTGAAAAAATCGAGTCGATGACAGACCGCCTGGCCTCAAGAGGGCCAGACGCATCAGGGACTTTTTTCAGGAACAACATGGGCATGGGCCATCGACGATTGAAAATCATCGACCTGTCCGATGCATCAGCGCAGCCGTTTGTGGATCAGTCAACCGGCCTTGCGATGGTCTTCAATGGCTGTATCTATAATTACCCAGAGTTGCGGTCCGAGCTGGAAGGCAAGGGGCACACATTCAAATCCTCTGGCGATACCGAGGTCATTCTCAAGGCATGGGCCGAGTGGGGCGAGGAGGCTATTCCGCGCCTGCAGGGCATGTTTGCCTTTGTGATCCATGAAGAGCTGAGTGGGCGAACCATTCTGGTGCGCGACCGCTTTGGCATCAAACCGCTCTATCTAAACGAAAGCGACAAGCATCTGCGCTTTGCCTCTTCGCTGCAGTCTATTCTGGCTGGTGGCGATGTAGATCGTTCGATCGATCGTGTGGCGCTTCACCATTATATGACATGGCATGCTGTCGTACCGGCGCCGCGCACCATTCTGGAAGGTGTGCGTAAGCTGCCCGCTGCAACTATTCGCATTGTCGAGGCTGATGGCACTTCCAGTGAGAAACAATATTGGGTGCCAACCTTTGAACGCTCTCAGGAAGATGAAGAGCGCAGCGAAGAAGAATGGTGTGACCTGCTGCTAGACGGCCTGCGCACCTCGGTTCAGCGTCGCATGGTATGTGATGTGCCGGTTGGTGTGCTGCTCTCCGGTGGTGTGGACAGCTCCATGATTGTTGGCCTGTTGGCCGAACAGGGGCAGACAGGCCTATCCACCTATTCGATTGGCTTTGAAGATGCCAATAACGAGAAGGGCAACGAATTTGAATATTCGGACCTGATCGCCAAGCATTATGGTACCAATCATCACAAGATCCATATCCCTTCCAGCGAGATGATGGAAAATCTGCCTGGCGCCATCAAGGCAATGTCCGAACCGATGGTTTCCTATGACAATATCGGCTTCTATCTGTTGAGCCGCGAAGTCGCCAAATCGATCAAGGTCGTGCAATCCGGGCAGGGGGCAGACGAAGTCTTTGGCGGCTATCACTGGTATCCACCGTTGCAGGCGACCTCCAGTCCGGTGGAAAGCTATGCGCTCTCCTTCTTTGACCGGAACCAGAAAGCCATGGCGAGCCATCTCAATCCTGACTATCTGGCCGATCACAATGCCAGCCTGGCCTTTGTCGCCGAGCATTTCTCTCGTCCGGGCGCGCCTGATCCAGTCGACAAGGCCCTGCGCCTTGATACCAACGTGATGTTGGTAGACGATCCGGTCAAACGCGTGGACAACATGACCATGGCCTGGGGGCTTGAGGCGCGCGTGCCATTCCTTGATCATGAAGTGGTCGAGCTGGCTGGCCGCATGCCAAGCCGTCACAAGCTTGCCCATGGTGGCAAGGGCGTGCTTAAGGAAGCCGCACGGAAAGTCATTCCTTCAGCCGTGATTGACCGGCCCAAGGGCTATTTCCCTGTTCCGGCGCTCAAATATATCGAAGGGCCGTATCTGGAAATGGTCAAAGATGCTCTGACTTCGCAGGCGGCCAAGGATCGTGGTATCTTCCAGTCGTCTTATCTGGATACATTGTTCGCCGCACCATCGGATCATATCACACCGCTGCGTGGGTCCGAGCTGTGGCAGGTTGCGCTTCTGGAAATGTGGTTGCAGGCACTGGAGGATTAG
- a CDS encoding MarR family winged helix-turn-helix transcriptional regulator, whose translation MTPNEEMRVVLQSIRTIARALDIHSRFLNKKSGLTLPQLIILRCVRDLGDPTGSAISKQVDLSPPTVLGILDKLAAKGLIERIRPANNRRVVISTLTDAGKALLEQAPSPLGDTFARHYFDLPDTERERIMTTLLHVAELTKDDGFEQKAKLVDTTKGHENLHA comes from the coding sequence ATGACGCCGAATGAAGAAATGCGTGTCGTGCTTCAATCCATCCGCACGATCGCCAGAGCCCTTGATATCCATTCCCGCTTCTTGAACAAGAAAAGCGGGCTAACCCTGCCCCAACTCATCATTCTGCGCTGTGTGCGCGATTTGGGAGACCCCACCGGGAGTGCCATATCGAAACAGGTCGATCTGTCACCGCCGACCGTGCTGGGCATTCTTGACAAACTGGCCGCAAAAGGGCTTATCGAGCGCATTCGGCCCGCAAACAATCGCCGCGTGGTGATCTCAACCCTAACCGATGCAGGAAAAGCCCTTCTGGAGCAGGCGCCTTCGCCTCTGGGGGACACATTTGCAAGGCATTATTTCGATCTACCCGACACTGAGCGCGAACGGATCATGACGACCCTGCTGCATGTCGCCGAACTGACCAAAGACGATGGGTTCGAGCAGAAAGCCAAGTTGGTCGATACCACCAAAGGGCATGAGAATCTGCACGCCTGA